The window TAAAAAAGGCGCAGTGATTTTTTTGAACAGTTCAGCGCGGTGTTTGTTGTTGCGTTCTTGAATCGGAAATTCAAATTCGGTATGAAAACTTTTTGCGCTACCCAAAAAGCCGCGATTGCAAAAATCCATGATGCTCCAAAATTCGAGCAGACGATTTTCGACGGGAGTTCCGCTCATCGCAATTTTCACGCGAGCCGATAGAGCGCGCACCGCACGACTTTGCGATGTTCCCGCATTCTTGATATTTTGCGCTTCATCGATGACAGCGAGCTGCCAACGTATTTTCGAAAGTTCTTCTTTATCCGAACGGAAAACGCCGTAAGTGGTGATGATGACATCAACCGTAGAAAGTTCTAATTGACGATTCGCACCGTGGTAAATTTTCACTCGAATTTGCGGGGCAAATTTTGCCGTTTCTCGTTTCCAGTTTTGCAAAAGTCCTGTGGGAACGATGACGAGTGCTTTCATCTCGTCAAAGGCGCCATCGTTTTTCATTTGCTGCAAAAGCGTAATCACTTGCAGCGTTTTTCCAAGTCCCATGTCGTCGGCGATGACACTTCCGAATCCGAGTTTTGCATTGCCGAGCATCCACGCAAATCCGCGTTTTTGATACGGGCGAAGTTCTGCTTGAATTTGCGGCGGCACCGGAACGTCGCATTCGTTTTCCGCTTTTAATTTGTGAATTTCTTCGAGGGCTTCGGGCGCAATGTCAACGGTTAATCCTTCAAATTCTCCGGCGAGGGCAATTTGCAAAACTTTAAACGCCGGCATTTTAAATCGGTCGCGCAAACCATCTTGGATTCGCTTTGCATCGCTTTCGAGGACATAAAAATATTGGCCATCGAGATACAGCAAATTTTTGGATTCTTTATACATTTCCAAAAATTCTTTGCCGCCGATAATTTTATCGCCGACTTGAAGAATCCAATTCATCTGCAGCAAATTTTCGAGGCGAGCAAATCCTGCTTGCATTTTTTCTTCGGAGCGCACGATCTGCGGCTGCGGAATTCCACGAATGACATGTTCAATTCCCGCGGGCAAATTCATCGCCACGCCAAGCGCACGAAATAGCGGCACCGATTCATTTAAAAAGCGGATGAGAGAACTTTCATAAAGATGAATGTTGTCCGTTGCTTTTCCCGAAACATACGCATCGTAATCGGGGAGATATTGCTGCAGCGGCTGCGTGCTGAGCAAAACTTGATTGCGTTTTTCACTCGGAAAATTTCGCGTCCACAATTTTGAATACGGATTCACTTCGCCGGTTTCTTGTTCGATAAAATCCAAATCGACGTCGACTTTTCCAAAGCCCGCATCGACACCGTTAATCACCGGCAAATAAGAGGCGTTTGAAATTTCATAACCCGCGAGCCATTTTTCTAATTCGCCATCGCGCAAAATTCCATTTGAATCCAAAGTGATGCCGCGGAAAAATGCATACAAACGATCATCGCAAAATCGCTTATCTTTTTCGACGCGCATATACGACGAAAGAATTGCGATGACGAGCATTTCCGCCGAATTTTTCGTCATTTCCTTTGGCGATTCGAGCATGCTGCGGACAAATTTTGCGGGCAATTTTTTTTGCAACTGCGCAATCGCATTTTTTACTTCGGGAATTGACTGAAGCGGCAACCAAAAAATCTGCGCCATTTTCGAATCGACAAGAAAAAGCTTCGGATAAACGGCGCCGCGTTTTAAAATTTCTAAAGCTGTTTTTCGTGCACAATCGAGGAGCCGTGCGGATGCATCCGCCTTTTGCATTCCCGTCGGACCTTCAACAGAAAGCGCGTCCAACACATACGAAAGCGGAACATTTCCAAATGTCCACTGTGAACTTCCGAGATAGCGCACTTGCCCCGGGCGCGTTAAATCGACAGATTCATCGGGATAGCGTTCAAAATTTTGCGAAAAAATTTTCGTTAATGTTTCGCGATAATTAGTAACAAAGTCAGCGTTAAAGCGGGAATTTGGCGCAACCGCATAAAGAATTGCCGAACGCACATCGACGATATTCGCCGGTTCGTATTCGGAGTTTTCATTCCCCGTCGTCGGTTCAAACGGCACCTTGATAAATTTGTCGGCGAAGGTGGGAAGCTTTGCTGATTTTACAACCAACGGTAAATCTTCTTGCCATTTTGCTTGGCCGCACTGTTCAGCGATAAGCGATAAATCGAGTCCGCGTTGCGAAAAGAGAAGCTGCGGATCGCGATCTATTTTTTTTCCTAAGCCGTAAATGGCTGCGTAAATATGCGTGCACAAGCCTTGCATGCCGCAAGTGCACATCGCCGAAAATTTCACGCCGGGACCTGGGAAAAGGCGCACGTCCGATTGTTCAATCAGCGGTAAAATTTCGGAAGTTAAAATTTTCGAAGAAAAATTTCCAATAAACTGCGGATTCTTTTTGAAAATTTCCAGAATTTTATTTTCTTCGGTTTCTGTAAATCGCGATAAACGAAAGATGACTTTTTGCGTTTTCCAAGAACCATCGACGACTTTAACTTCACCAGAACGACCCGATAATTTAATTTCCGTTGCCGTCGCTTCGGAATGCGAATACGAAGAATAAAACTTCTTCATCGAAGTTCGCCATTTATCGCCCCAAAGTGTTGGTTTTGGATCTACTGCCATCGCCCCAAAAATAGAAAAGAAGTGCGTTTGAAACACACTTCTTTTTCATGAAAAATCCCCGCACTAAGACGGGGAAATTGAATTAGGCTTTTGCACTGCGCTTCGCTTTAATCACAGCGGCTTGCTTTTTAACTTTCGAGAAGATTGCGTTCGGAAGCCAGAAGAAAGTCGGGACTAAGTACATCGTGAGAATTGCCGAGATCAAAAGACCGCCGACGCTCGCGATACCCATCGGCTGAGTCGATGTTGCAATATCACCACCGATACCGAAGGCAAGAGGAAGCTGAGCAATAATCGATGCAGCAGAAGCGAGCATAATCGGTTGGAATTTATCTTTGCCCGCCGTTAAAATTGCAGAGCGACGGCCCATTCCATTATGGCGCATATTGACGTTTGCTGCATCCAGTAAAAGAATTGCGTTGTTCACCACCACACCGATAAGCATCACGATTGCCATGAATGCCACGAGGGAAAGCGGACGCCCTGTAAAGATCAAGGCGAGAATCACGCCGATTGCACCCATCGGGATGGTCGTAAGAATCACGAACGGCTGAGCGAAAGATTCGAGCAATGCGACGAGCAAGATGTAGGTCAAGAGAATTGCCATAACAATGGCGACCGAGAATTCTTGCACCATGTCGTCTTGCATGTCTGCGTTACCGCCGAAACCGAGTTCAACACCTTCCGGAAGACCCCAATTCTTGGAATCCGCGGTAATCTGGCTCATGACTTGACCCGTAGTAAAGCCCGGTTGCAAGTTCATCGAAATTTCGATCATACGCATCTTGCGTTTACGTAAAATCTGCGTTGCCGCTTGCGAGTTTTCGACATTGAAGAGTGCGCTCATCGGGACGTAACCCTTCGAAGTAAGAATCGGAAGGTCCAAAATGTCTTGACGATTCTTACGGTCGCTTTCGCGGAGACGCAAGTTAATATCGTATTCTTCACCGTCTTCGGTATATTGGTTCACATTAAAACCACTGACGTAGATGTAAGCCGCATTGGCAGCGCCTTGCACCGTCACACCGTAATCTGCCAAAGCACGACGATTCGGGATGAACGAAATTTCCGGTTTCCCCGCTTCGTGCGAAGATTTCACTTCGGTGACACCTTTAATTTGCGTCACATAATGTTTCGCAATTTCAGCAGCGCGAATCACCGAGTCCGCATTCAAAGAACGCACTTCCAAAACGACGTCGCCCGATTCGCCACCGCCCATTTCCGTAGTACTTGAACTCTTCAAACTAATGTAAGCATCCGGAATATCCGAGAGAACAAAACGCAAAGAGTCAATCACCTCATCGGTATTGCGAGTACGACCATCTTTCTTGTCGATAAGAGTGATACGCATCGTCGCTTCGTTCACCGAAGTCAAACCACCTTCACCACCAACGGTAACAAAGTAACGCTTGAGTTCTGGAATTCCTTTAATGCGGCTTTCCACGATTTGGACAACACTGTCGGTTGCTTCCACATTGGTACCCGCGGGCATTTCAATCGTCACCTTGATAACGCCTTCATCGCTCTGCGGCATCAGTTCCACAGACATGAATTTCGTGACCAACATAAATGTGCCGTAGATAAGTCCAACCAACACAATGATTTGGAAAAGCACACCCGGAATCGAAAGGGCGAAAGACAAAGTCTTCAAATAAATGGCGCGGAAGAAGTTAATAATCTTCGGGAAGATACCGAGCACACGATCGAGAATCGAAGGCTTCGTTTCCATAATCGTTCCGTCAGCATTTTTCTTCTTGCCTTTGAAGAGGTAAGCCGCCATAAGCGGGGTCAAAGTAAACGTTAAGAGGAGCGAAACGACCGTCGCAAAAACCATCGTCAAGCCGTAATATCTAAAGAACGAACCCATGACGGATTTCATGAAGGCGATAGGCACGAACACGCAAACGTTTGTTAACGTCGAAGCCATAATAGCGACCATGATTTCCGAAGTTCCCTTGTAGGCAGCTTCTTTCGGATCTAGACCTGTTTCCAGTTTTGCAGAAATATTTTCCAAAACGACGATGGAGTTCGTCACCAAAAGACCGACCGCACTCGAAAGCGCCATTAAAGTCATCAAGTTAATCGAGAAACCTGCGAAGTACATGAGCGTGAACGCACCGATCACCGAAATCGGCATCGTCACAGCGGCGATGAACATCGTACTGAATTTACCGAGGAAGAGAAGCAAAATGATAGCCGTTAAAACAATAGCGATCATAATGTTCGAAATCACGTTATCCAAAGATTCTTGGACTTTTTCTGCTTGGTTATACACCAAGTTCAGCTTAAAGCCTTCGGGAAGGGTTGCGTTGATTTTATCGACTCTCTTGATGACCGCATTTGCCACAGCCACCACGCTCGCTTCGGTTCTCTTCTTGATGTCGAAACCGATGGAACTTTGGCCGTTATAACGCGAGTAAGAAGTAATATCTGCAATCGAGTCTTTCACATCAGCGATATCCGAAAGACGAATCATTCCGTTCGCCGTCGGGATTTCCATGTTGCGAATTTCATCAATTGTTGCGAACTTACCTTTCGTACGCGAACTCGTATTCTTACGAAGACCGCGAATATCACCGCTCGGGTAGTTCAAGTTTGCACCTTGAAGAACTCCCATCACCGTGACCGGATCCACTTTGCGAGAAAGCATATCTTCTTTGCGGAGTTCCACGTTAATCTGACGCGTGGTACCACCGAAAAGGTCAACGCTTGCAACGCCCGGAGTCGCAGTCACAATCGGCTTCAATTCATCATCAGCCTTTTGACGTAATTCCGAAGAAGAAATCGGGCCGGTAAACGCAAAGCTCACGATTGCATCCCCGTTAATGTCCACCTTCGAAATAATCGGGCTTTCCACAGCATCCGGGAAGTCTGCAGCCGCTTGCGAAATCTTATCGCGCACGTCCGAAGCAGCCACGTCAACGTCAGTTCCCATTTCAAAGAAGATGACGAAAACGGCGTAGTGTTCCAGAGCGATGGCTTTCACATAGTCGATACCATCGATCAATTCCACTTGGTCTTCGACCGGCTTAATCACGGTCGTTTCCAATTCGTCCGGACTTGCACCCGTGTACTTCACCGTGGCAGTAACCACCGGCACTTCAAAGTTCGGGAGCATGTTGACCGGCATCATACTATAGGTATAAATACCGAAGACGACCACGGTCAAAATAACCATCAACATGGTTATCGGTTTATAAATACTTGCCTTGATCATGCAAAAATCTCCTGGTTTCGGTTATTCCATAATCAGGACTTTGTCGCCATCATTCAACTTAGAATGACCTTCATAAATCACTTGGTCGCCAAGTTCAATTCCCGAAAGAACCTGCGTCGTATTGTTGCCCACAACGCCGAGACGGATGAGTTTACGCTTTGCATTGCCGTCTTTGTCAACGGTCCAAGCAAAGTTCACACCGTTATTGTAAACAACTGCGTCGTTCGGAATGCTTACGCCCTTGACCGTGCGCGTATGAATGCTTGCGGTAAGGAACATACCCGGGAGAAGTTTACGGCCTTTGTTTGCAAAGGTAATTTCAACCGGGAAGAAACGCGTTTCGGCATCAGCAGCGAGCGGAACCATCGAAACTTTACCCTTGAAAATTTCGCCGTTCAAATTGATTGTCGCTTCTGCGCCTTTTTTAAAGTAACCGATATCTTGAGTCAACACATCGAGCTTCATAATCACTTTGTCGAGCTTTGCAATGGTGAACATCACCGAGCCGACATTTGCGACTTCGCCCACTTTGTAGCGGACATCCGTCACCGTTCCCGCAGCCGGAGCGAGGACGAGAGTTGCACGGCGAGCTTGTTCAAGTTGCATTTTCGCAACATCGAGCTGCGTCTGCGTATTATCGATTTCTTGTTGCGAAATACCGCCCTTCGCCTGCACTTCTTTCATACGGGCGAGGGATTTTTCTTGAAGCTTCACTTGCGCTTCGGCTTGTTGATAAGCAGAGTTATCGCCGGTGAAGACAAATTCTGCGAGAACTTGATCTTTCGAAACATTCGAACCGACTTGCACATTGATTTTAGAAATCGGGTCGCTGAGTTTTGCAATCGCATCCGTCTGCTGAGAACCTTCAATCGTTCCGTTAAATTCGCGGTAATCGTTGAGCTTTTCGTCTTTTGCGGTGACAATGCGAACAGGCTTGCCTTTTTGCGCCTGAATTTCTTCCATCGTCGGAGCGGCTTGTTTAGCTTCTTCCTGTTCTCCGCAAGCGGCGAGGAGCATGGCGAGTGCGAAAACGGCAATCAGTTTGGTGTTAAATGTTTGCTTCATACGGTTCCTCTCTTAATATTCTCCGGTGGCTTTGAGCATTGCGTTATAGGCCTTATTCCAATCAACGATCGCAGAAAGATAATCCAAGCGAGCGTTTTTCAGGCTCATGTTCGCATCCAAAAAGTTAAGCTGAGTTTCGCGGCCAGCTTTATACGCCGCTTCGGTCATGTCCAAATTCTTTTGCGCGAGTTCTACGCGACGTTGCTGAATTTCAATTTGATTTTCAGCATCTTCCAAAGTATTCTTCGCCGATTCCATTTCCAGTTGGATGCCGCGGTCGGCGTTTTCACGCTGAATTTGCGTTTTGCGCAAAGTCGTCTTCGCTTGCACAACCGCTTCGCGGGTCTTCATCCCATTGAAAAGGTTCATCGAGAAATTCAAATAGATTCTCTTCGAAATGTTATCGTCCCAATCCGGAGCCGACCATTTGAAGAAATCGTTATTGCCATCTTGATAAGTAATAGAACCGCCGAGAACGAGAGTCGGCTTGTAATCGCCCGCTTCGATGTCGATGTTATTTTCGTACATTTTGACGCTTTCATCGAGTTGCGCGAGTTCTTTGCGGCGCTTGCGCACATTTTCCATCACCGTATCTGGAGCAGCGTAACCGTTTTTCGGATCGCGAAGGTCGCCGTTAAATTCGGCTTCGGCATCCCACGGAAGACCCATGGTATTCAAAAGTGAATTGCGCGCGATGATGCGGTTCTTTTGCGTCTTTTGCAAATTCGTTTGGAGTTCATCCATCGAGATTTGCACGCGGATGAGATCCAATTCGGTAGCAAGACCGCTCTGCACTGCCTGCGTCACATAGTCCAAGTTTTCTTGGAGCTGATCGATTGTCGATTGCAGAATCACGATTGCCGAATCCAAATAAATGAGTTCGTCAAAAGCGACTTCGACATTGTAACGCACATCTTGCTTCGCCGTTTCCAAGCTGAGTTCGCTCACGCGGCGGTAAGATTTTGCAATTTCGGTACCGGTCGAAACTTTACCTTGCGCGTAAAGCACTTGGGTCGCAGTAATGCCGATTTGCGTTCCCCAGCGGTAACCGCCCATCTTCGCCATCGCGTAATTGTAATTGTCAAAAACGCCGGCGAGCATTTCTTCGTTTTTGGTGGCGGCGTCATCGAGCATATCGCTAATTGCGGAATTCTTTTTTACATCTCCAACGCCGAATGTGCGCGTGTATGTGGCGCTAAGGTCGACAGTCGGAAGAGCACTTCCGTAAGCAGAAGTCACCTGAGACTCTGCAGACGCCAAATCCTGCTCGGCAGATTTAATGTCAGGAGAATTTTCCAAAGCGATCCGGACGGCATCGTCACGCGTATAAGCAGACTTTGCAAACGCAGGCATCGCAAGGATAGCGCTTGAAAGGATGAGTAATTTTACGGTTCGATTCATTCGTTTTCTTTGTGTTTAGGGTTTTCCATTTTATAGCGCTGCCAAATTAGAAAAAATTTGATTACAAAAAAGGGTACATTTGCCTATTTGCAGACTGGTATGACGAAAAGCAAAAAAGTATGGATAAGCGGAATTGACGGATTAAATAAATCATCATTCAATTTAATACTTTGTGCGCACGCTCACATTCCTTGCTTCCGCAAAAAACAAGTCTGCAAATCTTCACCACCGAGAACGCAAAAGCCGCGCTTCGCGCGGCTTTCTGCAGTTAATTTTCCGACTTCTGAAATTCCTTTTTCGAATCCCATTCATCCGGTTCAAATGTTTTCTCTTTAATCTCTTGTTCGAGCGCCTTTCCGCGGGAACAAAGCAAGAAGCCGAGAATTAACGCATCTTGAATAGCGAACATCAAAGCGATTTTATACGGAAGACCGAATCCGAGAGGAGCGCCTTTCAAATTTTCCGGACTCACCCAGAAGATGTATGCGCAAACAATAAATGTCATAAAGAGACACGGCACAAGAGCAATCCAGAAATTTTTCTTCTTCGCACGCAAGTAAACGACCGTCACGCAAAGGCTGCAGACCGCCATCACCTGATTCGACCAGCTGAAATAATTCCACAAAATGTTAAATCCATCTTTATTCAAATTGCTCCAGAAAATGAGAATTGCGCAAATCGCAAAAATCGGAATCGTCAAAAGCAAACGATTTTTTGCACTCGTCTGATCGATGTTGCAAAGTTCGGCAATCGTCAAACGAAGACTGCGAAGACTGGTGTCACCGCTCGTAATCGCAAGAATAATCACGCCCACCACCACAAGAATCGAAATCGGCGCAAACGGAAGAACCGTCGAAACGAGCTCGCTCAAAACGCGAACTCCCGAAGCACCGCTCAAAAGTTCCGGCATCTTGTGATAAATAAACATACCGCCCGCAGCCCAAATCATTCCGATTAAACCTTCGATAATCATCATCCCGTAAAATGTTTGACGGCCCGTGCGTTCCGTGCGTTCGGTCCGCGCGACAATCGGGCTCTGCGTGCTATGGAAACCGCTGATAATCCCGCAAGCAATCGTCACAAAAAGCATCGGAATAATCGGCTGACCCGCAGGATGCTTGTGGAAGTTTCCTGCGAAATCGCTAAAACTAAATTCATCCAAAACGCTGAGCTCGGGAGCAATGCCCACGAAAATTCCAATCGAAGCGAGAATTAAAAGTCCGCCGAAAATCGGATAAATGCGCCCGATAATTTTATCGATTGGGAAGAATGTACTCGCAAAATAATAAGCGAAAATCAAAGCGACTGCGACCCAGAAAATCGTCGGCGATGTATTGCCTTCGCCCACGAAAATCGGCGTATTGATAAGACCAGCCGGCGTATTCGTGAAAACAGCGCCCACAAAAATAAGAGCGACCGAGATAAGAATCATCACGAGTTTCGCTGGAACGCGTCCGAGGAATTTATGCGCTAACGCAGGCACGTTCATACCGTCGTTTCGAATGCTCACCATGCCCGAAAAATAATCGTGCACAGCACCGCCAAAAACATTTCCAATCGGAAGTAAAATGAAAACGATTGCGCCGAATTTAATGCCGAGAATCACCCCGATCACAGGGCCGATGCCCGCAATATTTAAAAGCTGTACGAGCATATTTTTCCAGTGAGGTAAAAGCATCCGGTCAACGCCATCGGGATGCTTTACCGCAGGCGTTTGCCTATCGTCTGGATGAAAAACATGCTCCACAAATTTTCCGTAAGTAAAATAGCCGCCGATTAAAATTGCGACACCGATAAGGAATGTAATCATTTTCTTTCCTAGCTTGCTTGGGGGCCGATTCCCCGAAAAGCGTCCCAAAAATAGCAAAACAAAAGTGCCGTTATGAAAACGGCACAGAACTTATTCTCCATAAAAATGCGTTAACGAGAATTTCGTTTTTTCTCAATTTCCGCTTTGGCTTTTTGCACCTTGTTCAAAAATTCGGGTTCCGCACAAAGACGTGCGAAAATAGCGCTTGCGATAGCGCGGGCGGCATCGACATCGCTTTGATAATGAAATCCTGCGATGACACGACTTTGCCCAATATCATAACCGAGTTTTAATATTTCATTTTGATGCGCGGGATCGAGAAGCACAAAGACAAGGGAAACGAGCCAAGCCTGCGTTGAATGCGCCGAAGGATACGAAGTAAAATTCGTCGGCGATTCCTCTTCGGGAACTAATGTCGGTTCTTTGAAATCTTGATAAGGACGATGACGCGCAAATTTTTCTTTCGCCGCTTTCGTCACCGGTTTCGATTGTTTCAAAACGCTGCGGATAAGCACTGCGGTTTCTGGAAAATCTTTTTCATTCAAAGAA of the Hallerella porci genome contains:
- a CDS encoding acid phosphatase encodes the protein MKKLLLCLSCLVAFSFAKEKVEFVSPEKLPVVKEFMPAPAYPGSLGYSADSLYYLYGKSLRQTKGDSAILFAQNKLKAMLRFYGDVIGLSLNEKDFPETAVLIRSVLKQSKPVTKAAKEKFARHRPYQDFKEPTLVPEEESPTNFTSYPSAHSTQAWLVSLVFVLLDPAHQNEILKLGYDIGQSRVIAGFHYQSDVDAARAIASAIFARLCAEPEFLNKVQKAKAEIEKKRNSR
- a CDS encoding efflux RND transporter permease subunit, translating into MIKASIYKPITMLMVILTVVVFGIYTYSMMPVNMLPNFEVPVVTATVKYTGASPDELETTVIKPVEDQVELIDGIDYVKAIALEHYAVFVIFFEMGTDVDVAASDVRDKISQAAADFPDAVESPIISKVDINGDAIVSFAFTGPISSSELRQKADDELKPIVTATPGVASVDLFGGTTRQINVELRKEDMLSRKVDPVTVMGVLQGANLNYPSGDIRGLRKNTSSRTKGKFATIDEIRNMEIPTANGMIRLSDIADVKDSIADITSYSRYNGQSSIGFDIKKRTEASVVAVANAVIKRVDKINATLPEGFKLNLVYNQAEKVQESLDNVISNIMIAIVLTAIILLLFLGKFSTMFIAAVTMPISVIGAFTLMYFAGFSINLMTLMALSSAVGLLVTNSIVVLENISAKLETGLDPKEAAYKGTSEIMVAIMASTLTNVCVFVPIAFMKSVMGSFFRYYGLTMVFATVVSLLLTFTLTPLMAAYLFKGKKKNADGTIMETKPSILDRVLGIFPKIINFFRAIYLKTLSFALSIPGVLFQIIVLVGLIYGTFMLVTKFMSVELMPQSDEGVIKVTIEMPAGTNVEATDSVVQIVESRIKGIPELKRYFVTVGGEGGLTSVNEATMRITLIDKKDGRTRNTDEVIDSLRFVLSDIPDAYISLKSSSTTEMGGGESGDVVLEVRSLNADSVIRAAEIAKHYVTQIKGVTEVKSSHEAGKPEISFIPNRRALADYGVTVQGAANAAYIYVSGFNVNQYTEDGEEYDINLRLRESDRKNRQDILDLPILTSKGYVPMSALFNVENSQAATQILRKRKMRMIEISMNLQPGFTTGQVMSQITADSKNWGLPEGVELGFGGNADMQDDMVQEFSVAIVMAILLTYILLVALLESFAQPFVILTTIPMGAIGVILALIFTGRPLSLVAFMAIVMLIGVVVNNAILLLDAANVNMRHNGMGRRSAILTAGKDKFQPIMLASAASIIAQLPLAFGIGGDIATSTQPMGIASVGGLLISAILTMYLVPTFFWLPNAIFSKVKKQAAVIKAKRSAKA
- a CDS encoding carbon starvation CstA family protein produces the protein MITFLIGVAILIGGYFTYGKFVEHVFHPDDRQTPAVKHPDGVDRMLLPHWKNMLVQLLNIAGIGPVIGVILGIKFGAIVFILLPIGNVFGGAVHDYFSGMVSIRNDGMNVPALAHKFLGRVPAKLVMILISVALIFVGAVFTNTPAGLINTPIFVGEGNTSPTIFWVAVALIFAYYFASTFFPIDKIIGRIYPIFGGLLILASIGIFVGIAPELSVLDEFSFSDFAGNFHKHPAGQPIIPMLFVTIACGIISGFHSTQSPIVARTERTERTGRQTFYGMMIIEGLIGMIWAAGGMFIYHKMPELLSGASGVRVLSELVSTVLPFAPISILVVVGVIILAITSGDTSLRSLRLTIAELCNIDQTSAKNRLLLTIPIFAICAILIFWSNLNKDGFNILWNYFSWSNQVMAVCSLCVTVVYLRAKKKNFWIALVPCLFMTFIVCAYIFWVSPENLKGAPLGFGLPYKIALMFAIQDALILGFLLCSRGKALEQEIKEKTFEPDEWDSKKEFQKSEN
- a CDS encoding efflux RND transporter periplasmic adaptor subunit, which encodes MKQTFNTKLIAVFALAMLLAACGEQEEAKQAAPTMEEIQAQKGKPVRIVTAKDEKLNDYREFNGTIEGSQQTDAIAKLSDPISKINVQVGSNVSKDQVLAEFVFTGDNSAYQQAEAQVKLQEKSLARMKEVQAKGGISQQEIDNTQTQLDVAKMQLEQARRATLVLAPAAGTVTDVRYKVGEVANVGSVMFTIAKLDKVIMKLDVLTQDIGYFKKGAEATINLNGEIFKGKVSMVPLAADAETRFFPVEITFANKGRKLLPGMFLTASIHTRTVKGVSIPNDAVVYNNGVNFAWTVDKDGNAKRKLIRLGVVGNNTTQVLSGIELGDQVIYEGHSKLNDGDKVLIME
- a CDS encoding TolC family protein; translated protein: MNRTVKLLILSSAILAMPAFAKSAYTRDDAVRIALENSPDIKSAEQDLASAESQVTSAYGSALPTVDLSATYTRTFGVGDVKKNSAISDMLDDAATKNEEMLAGVFDNYNYAMAKMGGYRWGTQIGITATQVLYAQGKVSTGTEIAKSYRRVSELSLETAKQDVRYNVEVAFDELIYLDSAIVILQSTIDQLQENLDYVTQAVQSGLATELDLIRVQISMDELQTNLQKTQKNRIIARNSLLNTMGLPWDAEAEFNGDLRDPKNGYAAPDTVMENVRKRRKELAQLDESVKMYENNIDIEAGDYKPTLVLGGSITYQDGNNDFFKWSAPDWDDNISKRIYLNFSMNLFNGMKTREAVVQAKTTLRKTQIQRENADRGIQLEMESAKNTLEDAENQIEIQQRRVELAQKNLDMTEAAYKAGRETQLNFLDANMSLKNARLDYLSAIVDWNKAYNAMLKATGEY
- a CDS encoding SNF2-related protein; this encodes MKKFYSSYSHSEATATEIKLSGRSGEVKVVDGSWKTQKVIFRLSRFTETEENKILEIFKKNPQFIGNFSSKILTSEILPLIEQSDVRLFPGPGVKFSAMCTCGMQGLCTHIYAAIYGLGKKIDRDPQLLFSQRGLDLSLIAEQCGQAKWQEDLPLVVKSAKLPTFADKFIKVPFEPTTGNENSEYEPANIVDVRSAILYAVAPNSRFNADFVTNYRETLTKIFSQNFERYPDESVDLTRPGQVRYLGSSQWTFGNVPLSYVLDALSVEGPTGMQKADASARLLDCARKTALEILKRGAVYPKLFLVDSKMAQIFWLPLQSIPEVKNAIAQLQKKLPAKFVRSMLESPKEMTKNSAEMLVIAILSSYMRVEKDKRFCDDRLYAFFRGITLDSNGILRDGELEKWLAGYEISNASYLPVINGVDAGFGKVDVDLDFIEQETGEVNPYSKLWTRNFPSEKRNQVLLSTQPLQQYLPDYDAYVSGKATDNIHLYESSLIRFLNESVPLFRALGVAMNLPAGIEHVIRGIPQPQIVRSEEKMQAGFARLENLLQMNWILQVGDKIIGGKEFLEMYKESKNLLYLDGQYFYVLESDAKRIQDGLRDRFKMPAFKVLQIALAGEFEGLTVDIAPEALEEIHKLKAENECDVPVPPQIQAELRPYQKRGFAWMLGNAKLGFGSVIADDMGLGKTLQVITLLQQMKNDGAFDEMKALVIVPTGLLQNWKRETAKFAPQIRVKIYHGANRQLELSTVDVIITTYGVFRSDKEELSKIRWQLAVIDEAQNIKNAGTSQSRAVRALSARVKIAMSGTPVENRLLEFWSIMDFCNRGFLGSAKSFHTEFEFPIQERNNKHRAELFKKITAPFLLRRVKTDKNIIADLPEKLEQDEWATLSPEQEKLYQATFNSYMTNIENFELENPEEKFERSAEVLKLIIALKQICNHPAQYLKDGNFDTSLSGKMELFLDIVEAILDTDEKVLVFTQFTEMGEILQKVLKKKLKTEALFYHGALSVSAREKVIAEFESLPEKRILILSLKAGGTGLNLTCASQVIHYDLWWNPAVEAQATDRAYRIGQNRRVVVHRLITKDTFEEKINAIIESKKKISEMTVATGESWITKLSDDELRQIFTIS